The window GCAGGTAAAACGCAACCTTTACACTTTTCTAAGCCAATTAAAATGCTAACTTACCCTTTTTTGAAAGTTggagcaaggattttttttttttttaagtgtaacaGGGTTAAGGTAAGGACAAATGAATGGATAAGAGAGACATATCCTGcaatcagagcctgggcactgtccctgagcatctttgtgctcaaggctagtggtctaccacttgtgccacagtaccccttctggtttttgagtgatcagttggagatgagagtctcacagggggactgggaatgtggcttagtggtaaagtgcttacctagcatgcatgaagccctgggtttgattcctcagtagcaaataaacagaaaaatctggaagtggcgctgtggctcaagttggtagagtgctaaccttgaacaaaaaaaagaaaagaaaagaaaagaaagaaacaagctcagggatagtgcccaggtcctgagcaagccccaggactgaaaaaaaaaaagtctcacaggtactttcctgcccagcctggctttgagttTACTTTTGGCTATGCACTACACCAGATGGTAAATGTTGTAATTAGGCTGTGTAATCACCATGCTCTGCAGACAGTGACAAAAAGGAGTGTGGCCATGTTTAAGGCATGTCAGCACCTGCCTTAAACATCTAACCATGCTTATTGGGAACTTTTAGTCTTACAATTTGTATCATGAATTGTTGCAAGAACTTCACTTTTAGGTCCATGTATTGGTTTTGTAATGGAAGTTgcaacaagaaagaaggaaaaagaattgcTGGTGTGACCTGATTAGAAATTACAAACTTCATTGTCAAAAAGTATGGGCCAGCACTGTGGTGATCTAATGGAATGGAACATATTAGGAAGTGATGGGATGTTTAGAAGCTGAAGAGCCTGTGGCCAGCAGTGGACATGTCCTCCAGTTTTTAGAAAAGCTGGAAATCTGGAATTTTTATACAAATTCTCATTTTTAATGAGAGCAACTAAAAAATATTCATACTACGTTggacaaataaaacacaaagaagtGAGTTGATTTGGCCTAGGGATCTCTGCTTCTGACTGCTGTGCTTTATTTAATATCCTCAACtaaatttaactttttctttttagtcccTTTTGACGAAGATGACAAAGATGATTCCGTCTGGTTTTTAGACCATGATTATTTGGAAAACATGTACGGAATGTTTAAGAAGGTCAATGGTAAGCCTTAACTTTCTAGGCTGTTATGGAGGATGCTGACTtatatgtctgtctgtttttTTGTTAAAGGCCAAGGGACCTTTCACTTGCTAGACTTAGTAAGACTGGTGGTAACGGAATgaggtaaaaataaatgagaaactaGAGTGCTGGCTTATAGCCAGGTAATACCACCAAGCTTGAGGGTGGGGCTAGTCCTCTGATTGCAGCAGAAAAGCAGAACACTAGCCAATAAAAGCTGCCTTCCCCTAAGGTTAAGGTGAGGAGGAATAGGTGTGTATATGTGGTATTTATCTGTCTGATAGATCTCTTGGATTTTATTTCATTACAGCAATTACACTGCTGCTTTGGATATAGTTAGTCCCACAGCACTTGCAGCTGCCATGTATATGATGTGGACTTTTAAGTGCTTTCCTATTGCCTTGAAATTGTTCTGGTTGTTTGACATGTGACTGGCCCGCTAAACTAGTTTGAGATGTTCATGTCTCCAGATCACACACTGCTGCTTTTCCAAGAATTCTGTTTTAAGAATGTTATTTCACAGTATGATAAAATAGATCAACAAATGTTCAAAAAGGTAAAGAACAGAACCACTGATGTTCTTATCCTTCTTGAGCTGCTTGTGTTTTTCCTTCCCAGCCAGAGAGAGAATAGTTGGTTGGTACCATACAGGCCCTAAACTCCACAAGAATGACATCGCCATCAACGAACTCATGAAAAGATACTGCCCTAACTCAGTAAGTAGACTCTTGAAAAACGTACTCTATTTGCCCACTAACTCAAATCAGAGCATCCCGGAAGGGAGTTGGATTGCAAATCATTCCGCGGCTTTGTAATAAAGTTGGGCTCTTCTGGTTTCTTACGTTTAACCACACCATACACTACAGCATGTGACAGGATCATTTGAAATATAAACTCACTTTATGGCTTGTCTGactgaaagaatgaaataattccAGCAGTCAGAAGAAAGGCTGAAATGATACCTTCGTTTCCAATGTGAGGTTTGCTAAGCTGTGTTTCTCTGTCAGGTATTGGTCATTATTGATGTGAAACCAAAGGACCTGGGGCTGCCCACCGAAGCATATATCTCCGTGGAGGAGGTTCATGATGTAAGTCATCCTGCTCTGCACACAGGGAATTCAGCTGGAGGCTTAGTGGGGAGTTTTCCATTTTCAAGCCAACAAGTCCTCTATGTCTGTAACAAAGAGAACGTTGATTTCTGCTGGCAATTTgatcttgaatttttttattgtctaaTTTTAGAAGTAACAATATCAAAGAAATCTAAGATGCCCTGTTACAGAGTTTGGGGGGCATTATTCCTCGCCTAATAGGACATCCATTGTTGTTGAGCCTATTCCTTTGTCAGTAGTCTCTTCTTCTTTAAGGTTTTAAATTCTTACAGGCTAGATCCTAAGTTTTCCTACAGTAAGTCAGAGCTGCCCAGAGTTGGATAGCAAAACAAAGACTTGAAGAAGGATGGATCGCAGTCTGCTTTAGGATTTAGATGTATGGTATTGTGTTGCCAAATTTGGAAAAGGATATTTGAGAGTAGCTTCCTGCCAGTGTTCTTACACTAAACCCTatccttctgttttcctttttgcttgggcggggggggggggggggtattgtaGCCAAATTCATTGCCTGGTTGCAGTCAGGCTTTTTTCTCTGGTGTTGTTGGCttgctttttgttaatttttagtgCTGCCTCTTTAGGAAAGGAATTTGGAGCTGCTCCTACCTGAGAAGCAAGCACTTCAGTAGAGGATGGAAGGAGCATGGGCTGGGGAAGAATTAGTACCTGAGAGCTTCCCATGAATTCCTAAAGACTGCAAGGCTCAGACCACCTTTGtgtccaaagcaaaaaaaaaagggggggtggggggagactggTAGATGATTCACACCATCCTGAGAAAGATAAGAGCTAACTTTTACAGCACGTGGAGTGGCCCCGCAGCTCCCTTATCCATCACAATCACAGCACCCTCtgggcctccccctcctccaggtGGCTTGCTGGCCACTGAACCCCTTGTGGACACTTGCATAGCCTTTGCAGGAGATGTGTAGCCTCCGACTCTAGGCATAAGGAAAGTGCTCTCCAGTCCCATCAAAACATCACTAAGCTGTCCAGAGCCACATTATTCCCCAGCAGATCATTAAcacaaaccaccagaaagccagttACTCCCATTGCAGGATTGCCCCAGAAGCAACTTAGAGGCCAGTGCAACATGCAAACAAGCTAACAGTAATGTCCAGACAGAATGTATCATGAGTATCCCCGCAATGATTGTAGCTTTGAAGACTAAACTGTCAAAAAGCCACCTGACCCACCACTGCCATGCAGCTCTCAGTGAGACCCTCATCAAATGAGCTGACTGAAAGCATAAGATGGAGGGTACGAAAAGAACACAGTTTGCTTATGAAAGTGAGTATAAGTAAATGTCTTCTCCCAGGATGGAACACCCACATCAAAAACATTTGAGCACGTCACCAGTGAGATTGGAGCAGAGGAAGCCGAGGAGGTTGGAGTGGAACACTTACTAAGGTGAGACCCTTGTACCGCATTGGAGTCATTAGCTGCCCAGAGGCTGTAGCAGGAATCGAGAGAGCCAGCGTCAGCTGCTGGTTCTGGCCATGCAGGAATGATTCTCCCATTTTGAACAAATCACAGCACCTTCTGGGCCTCCTTTCCAACTCTGTGCAGCCcattctggccttgaactctgtgctCCTGCTTAGCCTCTTAAGCATTGGGTACCAGGATTATAGTTAAGTGCTACTTGTTTAGCCCCTGGGTTTCATATCTTTAAATTGGGGTGGTTAGATTAGTTCATCTTGAGTTAGAATGTGACATTGCAGATAGCGCACCTTATCCAGAGACCAAGCATTGACTGGTGGGAACAGGTGGGTAAGAGTCCCACCTTCACTCTCCGATGGCTGTCTTTCCCTTTCCCGAGACCAGAGCCTACTTGTGCAAAAGGTGCTTCATCTTGGGATGGGCTTTGCACACCTTCATATGATCCTCATTTGAAAAATTCCTAGGTAGTGGTGTGATGGTTTTTGCATGGTGGGTGGCTTTCTTTTTTACGGtgtcatggatcaaagccaggtcCTTGCATGTACTGAGCAGGCATACCAGTGAGCTCCAGCCTAGTCTTGGAAATGAGTTTTTATCAAGCAATATCTTCCCAAAGCATGCTGGAAACACAGATGGAGGAATACCATCTTCCATGGaacagggaaggaggcagagctAGGTATGAATGTCCCCCACTTTCCAGTGAAGTGGCTTTTGGCGTGTAACCATCTTTTGCAAACTGCCCTGTGATGAGAAAGGTaaaatatagacacacacacctcaaatgaCAACAGAAGGAGGGAAAATTATGCCTGACTCTAGCaagtaggaaagaaaagtaaCATTCTTTTCTCTGAGGCCCCTCATGGGGCTGCAGCAGCCTGACGCTGTCTCCTGTCTTTCTTGCGGTGTATCCAGGGACATCAAGGATACCACGGTGGGCACACTCTCACAGCGGATCACAAATCAGGTCCATGGCTTGAAGGGACTGAACTCTAAGCTTCTGGACATCAGGAGCTACCTGGAGAAAGTAGCCACAAGCAAACTGCCCATCAACCACCAGATCATATACCAGCTGCAGGACGTCTTCAACCTGCTGCCGGACGTCAGCCTGCAGGAGTTCGTCAAGGCCTTCTACCTGAAGACCAATGACCAGATGGTGGTGGTGTACCTGGCCTCACTGATCCGCTCGGTGGTCGCCCTGCATAACCTCATCAACAACAAGATCGCCAACCGCGACGcggagaagaaggaagggcaggagaaggaggagagcaagaaggagaggaaagatgacaaagacaaggaaaaagacaaagagaagggcGATggcaagaaagaggagaaaaaggagaaaaagtaaaaacttgtagatttttttaatgtgtgaattAAAATCTTATAAACTAAGTGAGTGTGCCACTAGAGGGTTCTTTTTCACTTTCAGTGCTGGTTAGAGCTCTCTACCGCAGTCACTTCCTGTGGCATCCCTGGGAAGTGAATGGACACGAACTGATCGGGAACCCAAACCGCAGCTCCAGCTGCCATGTCGGGCAATGCCATAGCTCAGGCATCTTGATTGTATGAGAAAAGCAAAGAACTCAACGTACCGCTTCGTACTCTTCATTCTTTTGTCTGTAAAACCAGGAGTTGAATTTGTCCCCATTTTAGGAGATTCATGGGGTCTGTTTCTGGTGATTGACAGAATTGCTAAATGGAATGCCTTGATCCCCTGTGTTCCCTGCCTCCTGCCACCTTGAGATCTGGCCCTTCTAAAGGTT is drawn from Perognathus longimembris pacificus isolate PPM17 chromosome 10, ASM2315922v1, whole genome shotgun sequence and contains these coding sequences:
- the Psmd7 gene encoding 26S proteasome non-ATPase regulatory subunit 7, with translation MPELAVQKVVVHPLVLLSVVDHFNRIGKVGNQKRVVGVLLGSWQKKVLDVSNSFAVPFDEDDKDDSVWFLDHDYLENMYGMFKKVNARERIVGWYHTGPKLHKNDIAINELMKRYCPNSVLVIIDVKPKDLGLPTEAYISVEEVHDDGTPTSKTFEHVTSEIGAEEAEEVGVEHLLRDIKDTTVGTLSQRITNQVHGLKGLNSKLLDIRSYLEKVATSKLPINHQIIYQLQDVFNLLPDVSLQEFVKAFYLKTNDQMVVVYLASLIRSVVALHNLINNKIANRDAEKKEGQEKEESKKERKDDKDKEKDKEKGDGKKEEKKEKK